TGATTTTCCGTATGAAACACCGTCTTGATCCTTGGTTTACCCTCGGATCAAGGCGTTTTTTTTGAAATATAAGGGCAGCACGGTGTTCGCTTGAACGCTACGAAAGTATACGATATAATGTATCTTTGCTTATATTTCGTCAGATTTGAGAAGATATGCTGCAAGTGGACTTGCAGTCATACCTGCTCCGTGGAGGGGACGCTATGAAAGCTGCAGAGGTCCGCCACATCCTGGACACTATCGGAGGCATGTTCCCTGATGCACATTGCGAGCTGAATCACAGCAACGCTTTTGAGCTTACCATTGCCGTGCTGCTCTCAGCCCAATGTACGGATGCAACAGTGAATAAGGTGACCGAGGACCTGTTTCAGAAGTACAAGGCTCCGATCGACTATATCTCAGTACCGCTGGAAGAGCTGGAGCTGGATATCCGGCGGATTGGTCTATTCCGCAATAAGGCCAAGCATATTCAGAACCTCTGCACCATCCTGATTGAGCAGTACGGGGGTGAAGTGCCGCAGGCCCATGATTTGCTGGTAACTCTGCCTGGTGTCGGACGCAAGACTGCGAATGTGGTCGTATCGAATGCGTTCGGAGTGCCGGCGATTGCCGTGGATACTCATGTGGAACGGGTAGCCAAACGGCTCGCACTTGCGGGCTGGAAAGATTCCGTGCTGGAAGTGGAGAAGAAGCTGATGAAGGCGGTGCCGCGTGACGAATGGACGCTGACGCATCACCGGCTAATCTTTTTCGGGCGATATCACTGTAAAGCTCAGAATCCCGCATGCCAGATCTGTCCGCTGCTGGATGTATGCCGGGAGGGCAAAAAACGTATGAAAACTGCTGTAATCAGGAAAGCTAAGGATCATACGAAAGCTAACCAAGAATTAGAGAAGAAGAGGATGGGATAGAGATGAAGTGCATTTCTGTATATACCGATAATTTTGAAGCATTTTCCGATATTTTTGACCGCGTAGTGGACAGCCCGATGGAAGAGAACGAAGAGCAGGAAGTGGAAGGCATCACCATCAGCCATTCCGGCGATGTGCCTGAGTTCTATCTGGAGCGCATGTCTGCGAAGCCAGAGGTTGTCGTAATGAAAGACAAATCCCGTGGCCTGACCATTCTGCAGCACGGCAAAGTCTTTGAAATCCTGCTTCCAGTGCTGGAAACAGCTTAATTCGGTTGGAGTTGACTAGAGAGGTTGTCCCATAGCCATGAAGTGGCTGACGGGACAGCCTCTTTTTTTTCAGGAAATTATGCTTCTCATCTGATGTGGATAAAATGTATGCGGAAATCCGAATACAATGGGTGCTGTTGCGATGAAGTGTGGGCCCCATGCTCCGCAACACGTAACATTTTAGAGAAATCCTGCAAGAAATACAACAATGAGGCACCAGTATCCTTCACCCGTAATGGCATCTGCGAAATCTTGTTTTTCGTGAAGGTTTATAGCTGATTTTGTAAATGTGGATATTTGATTTGTGACGATCTGATGATAAAATATAATTATTCTATTCTTGCAGTGAGATAAATCATACAAATGTAATAATAATGAAAGAAGCTATAGATTGCAGCGGAGGCGGGGATGTAGTGGGAGCAGAACGGGAAAGAGTGAAGCAGGTTACAGCGGGGTCATCAGCGCTTAGGCTGCTGGAGGAGCGGCTGAAGCAATGGGGAGAACAGAAGAGTGCGCAGATCGTAGCGGATCTAAAGGTCAAGGAGCAGGCAGATGAGCTGACGCTGGCGTTCTGCGGACATTTCTCGGCGGGGAAGTCGAGCATGATTAACAAGCTCTGCGGTAAGGCTGTGCTGCCTGCGGGTCCGGTTCCAACCAGCGCCAATATTGTATCGATCCGCAGCGGAGCACCGCAGGTACTGCTTCATCCGGTGGACGGAAGCACGGGAGGGAATTCTGGGGTGATCCAGACTACGCCTGACCGGCTTCAGGATTACTGCCGCCAGGGGACTGAATATTCGGCGATTGAGGTGTGGGAGGATGTCCCGGTGCTTGGGAATCACGGGGTACTGATGGATACGCCCGGCGTAGATTCGACAGATGAGGGGCATCAGGCGGCGACCCGCTCGGCGCTGCATCTGGCAGATGCCGTGTTTTATGTGATGGATTACAATCATGTGCAGTCGGAGAATAATCTGGCGTTTGCCAAAAGCCTTAGCGACTGGGGCAAGCCGCTCTACCTGATCATCAATCAGATCGACAAGCACAGGGAGCAGGAAATCCCGCTGGAGGAATACCGGCAGCAAGTGGAAAGCGCTTTCCGGGGATGGGGGATTCATTCTGCGGGGCTGTTGTTCACTTCGCTTAAGGTGGAGGGACATCCGCTGAATCAGTGGAAGGATCTGCTGGCGTTGATCTCCGGTCTACTGGAGCAGCGGCAGGAGCTGCTCGAATACAGCTTGTCCCGCTCTATGCATCATACGGCGGATGCTGTCCTGGCGGATTATCGTGAGCAGCAGCAGGAGGAGAGGGCTGCGCTGCTGGAAGAGGCAGGCGGTGCAGCGGCTGAAGATGTGGAAGCAGAGCTGCTGGCAACTATGCAGGAGGAATCGTCACTGGATGCGCTGCCTGAAGAGGCGCGGCTTGAGCTGCGCAGCAGGCTGGATGCCTTGCTCGGCAACACGAATCTGATGCCGGCCGATCTGAGGGATGCGGCAGGAGCGTACATTGAGAGCCTCCAGCCCGGCTTCCGGCGCGGCCTGCTCTTCACCGCTGCGAAGCGGGAGAAGGAGCAGGGAGCGCGGCTGCTGCACTGGCACAGCCTTCAGCAGAGAGAGATCACTGCCCAGTTGGAGTGGCACACTCTCCAGCTCGTGCGCGAATGGGCTGAAGGCCTGGAGCTGTGGCAGGAGGAGGCGGAGCCGCTGCTGAAGCAGGCTTTCCCGGCGGTGAGCCAGCAGTGGCTGGCAGATCAGGTGAAGCCGGGAACCGGGGCTTCGGGCGAGGCGCTGCTTAATTTCTGCCGCACGCTTGCGGCTGAGATTAAGGCGCAGTTCCGCCGCGCGGTCCTGGCCTTCGGCGAGCCGCTGCTGGCTGCGCTGCCGCCGCTGGTGGAGGAGCGGCGCGCGGAGCTCACGCGCCGCCGGGCGGCCCTGCAGCGGCAGGCGCATGCGCTCGCCGCGCTGGCCTCCCTGGACCGCGCGGCTGCCGCCCGCGCGGACGCCCTTACGGCGCTGCTGCCGCCGCGCCGCACCCTCACCCCCGGCGCGCTGCCGGGGGTGCCGCCCCTGGCGGCTGGCGCGCTCAGCGCCGCCAGCCCGAATTGCCGCCGCGCGTGGCAGCGGCGGCAAGCCTGGGCGCCGCCCCGGCCTGGGCGGCGGGTACGGCAACGCCGGCGGGCGGGCGCCGCCGGCTGACGCAGGCCGCAGCAGCGCTGCACGCGGCGGCCGGGGTGCTGCGGAGCGAGCCGGCCATGGCCTCGGCTGCGCGCAGCCTGGCGGCGCGGGCGGAGGATCTCGCCGGCGGCCGCTTCACGATGGCGCTGTTCGGGGCGTTCAGCGCCGGCAAATCCTCCTTCGCCAACGCTCTGCTGGGCGAAGAGGTGCTGCCCGTGTCGCCGCATCCGGCAACGGCGGCCGTCGGGCGGATTCTGGCGCCGGAGGGCGGCTTCGCCCACGGGACGGCGGCCATCACCATGAAGCGGGCGGAGGAGGTCTGGGAGGACATCCTCCATTCCTTCAGCGTGCTGCAGCTGGCGCCGCCGCAGCACGAGTCGTGGACCGCAGCCGTGGCCCGGCTGCAGACCGGCGGGCTCCATCCGTCCGCGCTGCCGCATGCCGGCTTCCTGCGGGCAGCTGCCGCCGGATGGGAGGAATCCCGTCCGCTGCTCGGAACAGAGCGGACGGTCAGTCTGGCGGAATACCGCAGCCTGGTCGCAGACGAGAAGCACGCTTGCTTTGTGCAGAGTACGGATCTGTATTATGACAGCCCGCTGACACGGAGCGGCATTGTATTAGTAGACACCCCAGGTGCGGATTCCTTGCATGCCCGGCACACCGGTGTAACCTTCGGTTACATGAAGAATGCCGATGCTATCTGCTTCGTGACCTACTATAACCACGCCTTTTCCAAGGCTGACCGCAGCCTGCTTGCCCAGCTTGGTAGAATCAAGGACAGCTTCGCGCTCGACAAAATGTTCTTCATCATCAACGCCTCAGACCTCGCTGCAGACGAGGCCGAGCTTGAAGAGGTGAAGCAGCATGTGGCGCAGAATTTGCGGGCCGGAGGCCTGACCTCGCCGCGGATCTACAGCGTGTCCAGCCTGCTGGCGCTTGAGGGCAAATCAAGCGGAGCCAGCGAGGCTTATGAGGCCTCCGGCTTCGGCAGCTTTGAAGCGGCACTCTCCGAATTCGCCGGAGAGGAGCTGCCGGGATTGTCCCTGGCAGCGGCCAAGGACAGCCTAAGCTCGGTGCGTGGGCGCGCCGAAGAATGGCAACGGCTGGCGCTGATGGAGGCAGACCAGCAGGAGGAGGGAATGAAGCAGTTCCGGCAGCGCCGCGAAGCGGCTAATCTGCGGCTGGCCGTACTCGCGCAGGAAGACCGGCCGCTCCGGGACCTGCGCCGTGAAGGTGCGGAGCTGCTCTATCATGTCCGGCAGCGGATTGCTTTTTCCTTCGGGCGTTCCTTCCAGGAGTCCTTCCATCCTTCCATTCTCCGGGAAGACGGAGGTAACCTGAAGGACATCTTCATCGCCTGCGGGCGGGAGCTGGAGCGCAGTATTCTGCGTGAACTGGAGCAGGAGCTGTGGGCAACAACCCTGCGGCTGGAGTCGGCAGGACGCAGATTCGTGACCCAGGCGGCTACAGCGGCTGCAGCCGAGCTGTCCATCCCGGATCAGGAGCTTCAGCTGCTGGATGATCCGGATGAGCGCTGGCCGGCACCGGCGAAGCTGGACTGTGTACTGGCTCCGCTGGACTGGGCCGGACTGTGGAGCCGCTTCAAATCTCCGCGCCACTTTTTCGAGGGACCGGGCCGGGCAGAGATTCGCGCAGCTGCTGAGCCGTGGTTCAAAGAAGCAGTAGCTGCGGCGGCGCAAGGACAGGAGGACTCTCTGCTGACATTCTATACCGATGCGGCGGCAGCCGCCTTATCCCAGGCCGCAGACCAGCTGCGTGAAGGCCTGTCCGAACAGGAGGCAGCCATGTCGGCGCTGCTGAAAGGGGGTGATGGTGCGCAGCATTGGGGCCGGATCGCCGAAGAATTACGGCTTCAGGAGCAGGCTTTCGCCGTTGTGTAGGAACCTATAGTTTCCTCCTGTTGTGGCCAAGGTGTGCGTAAATTTGTGGTTGGGAGTATTTTGAATGATGCGTAGAGTGACTGTGGCTGAATGTGGCTGAAGACTCGCCGTGAGGAGCAGGAGTGTATCTGATCTCACCGGTTAAAGGCGGAATGTATGTGAAAAACAGCATACATTGTGCTCTCAAGCAGGTTCATGGCTCAAATATATGTGAAAAACAGCATACATTGTGCCGCCCCTAAAAGGGACAGTAGAACCGTTCTCACAAGTCTGTTGAACAGCTATCTGTGAAGTTTGTAGGAAAATGTCGAAGAACACTTGCAATCTGGTGGATGATGGATGAAAATAAAGAAGACTGAAAATTTACAATCAAACTGCGACATTTTACAGAAACAGAGAAGTCAGCAGACAAATTTGCGAAAAGAGGTTGGAGTCGACAATGTGGGGAGCTCCTTTATCAGCCCGGAGTAAAAAGCTGCTGCTGCTCGGCAGCGGTGAACTGGGTAAGGAAGTCATTATCGAAGCTCAGCGCCTTGGCGTAGAGACCGTAGCTGTGGATCGTTATGAAGCGGCACCCGCGATGGGTGTGGCCCACCGCTCTTATGTACTGGATATGCTGGATGCAGAGGCACTCAAGCAGCTTATCCGTACAGAGAAGCCCGATTTGATTGTACCGGAGATTGAAGCTATTGCTACCGGGGCGCTGGTAGAGCTGGAGGAAGAAGGGTTCCTCGTTGTCCCTACTGCCCGTGCTGCACGGCTGACCATGGACCGTGAAGGCATCCGCCGTCTGGCGGCAGAAGAGCTGGGACTGCCTACAGCGGCTTACCGGTTCGCTGACAGTCTGGATGAACTGCGCCAGGCAGTGTCGGAGCTGGGAACGCCTTGTGTGATTAAGCCGATCATGAGCTCATCAGGCAAAGGCCAGAGCGTGTGCAGAACACCAGAGGATGCGGAAGGCTGCTGGAATACGGCGCTTGAAGGCGCACGTGCGAAGGGGACACGCGTCATCGTGGAGGCTTTTGTTACATTTGAGAGTGAGATTACACTGCTTACCGTCCGTTCGGTTAGCGGAACTGTGTTCTGTCCGCCGATCGGCCACATCCAGCAGGATGGCGATTATGTAGAGTCCTGGCAGCCGCATCAGATGAGCGGGGCGCAGCTGGAAGAGGCTGAGGCCATCGCCCGGAAGGTTACCGATCAGCTTGGCGGTTATGGAATTTTTGGTGTGGAGCTGTTCCTCACCGCGGATGGGGTTCTGTTCAGTGAAGTGTCCCCCCGGCCGCATGACACAGGTATGGTTACAATGATTACGCAGGATTTGTCGGAATTTGCTCTGCATGTCAGAGCCATTCTTGGATTTCCGCTGGAAGCGGTACGTTTGTTGACACCGGGAGCTTCGGCCACCCTGAAGACTGATGGAACCGGACAAGCTTTTGCAGTGACCGGGATTGAAGAGGCATTGGCCCTTCCCCGCACGCAGGTCCGGGTATTCGGCAAGCCGGAGATCCGCCCAGGACGGCGGATGGCAGTAACACTCAGTTCAGCGGAAGATATTGAAATCGCGCGGATGACGGCCAAGCAGGCTGCGTCTAAGCTACAAGTGGAGGTATACAAGGATGAACAGTAGTACTCAGGAGCAGGTACTGCAAATTCGCAAATGCGGCATGAATGATCTGGAGAGAGTGACAGCCCTTTTGCGTGAATTCGGCTATCCGACAACGCTTAGCGTGATGAAAGAGAGAATGGAAGGCATGGAGCATGATCCGTTCCACTGCACACTGGTCGCAGAGCTCAATAACGAAGTTGTGGGAATGATCGGTTTACGGCAGGTGAAGTCCTACTACAAGCATGCCGATTGTATTACGGAGATTACCGCGCTGATCGTATCTGAGGAGCTTAGAGGACAAGGCCTTGGCAAAAGACTCGTAGCTGCAGCGGAAGAATGGGCACGCCATCAGGGCTGCTGCCAGCTGTTCCTGCGGAGCGGCAACCGCGTTGAACGTGCACCTGCACATGCGTTTTACCGCCATATCGGCTTTGAAAAGACAACAGGCTACCGCTTCAACAAAGCCCTGCTATAATCCTATACGTGTAACCGAACATCCCCATCCCGGCGTAATCGGGATGGTTTTTTTGGAGATAGTGCGGCAACCCCGCCACTATTGGTCTGGAATGCTCCCCGTTCCGCCTTCACCCAGAGGCTTCCCCCAGGAATTTAGTGGAAAAAGTGCATCTATTTCACCCGAAATTGCCCTGTCCAGAACAGCAGTTGGAAAAAGTACATCTATTCGTCCATATTCCCCGTGTTATGAGCAAATCCACAGAAATAAATGGCGTTTATCCACTTAAAATATCCTAATTGGTTAAAATAATCAAATTAAGTGTACAAAATCCACTTGTTGATTATAAAAACTAGAACTCAAAGCTTAGTCGCCGCTGCGGTGAACATTTGGCCCTCCGGCCGCTGCCCAATTTAGATTTCCTGATTTGAACCGCTCTTCACGGTAGAAATCTAAATACAGCTTTTGCTTACGATGCGAGCTTTCCTTCGGAAAGCTTTCAGGCGGACGCTATCGCTCCTACAGTTCCAAATTACCCCTCCGCTTCTTTTTGCTTTTTGTTAACTTCTTAAGTGCCTCTAACCTATGTACATAATTTCCGCTTGCGTTATATCAGGCCACGCTATATAGTGAATTGCTCCTATTCACTACAGTTGTCACTCTGTCAGTAACTAAATCAGTCACAATTAATTCCACTATACATGTCACTATTTCAGTCGCTATAGTTGCCCCCTGACCCGCAGCCTTCTCTATATAAACATAGATTGGGCCATTTGAATCAGCTATTATAGTTCTGTGAACCTCCATATCCTATGCCGAAGAGGGATGACGAATGTACAAACTAATACTCGCCGAAGACGAGGAAGATGTAAGAGAAGGCATTATCGCCCAGATTGACTGGGAGCAGTACGGCTTCGAGGTCGTTGAGCAGGCCGAGAACGGGCGGGAGGCGGCGGATGCGATCGACCGGCTGCTGCCGGATGTGGTGGTTACCGATATCCAGATGCCTTTTATGAATGGCCTGCAGCTCGCAGAATGGATACGCAGCCGCCATCCGAATACGAAGATTATCATTCTGACCGGCTATGATGAATTCGAATACGCTCAGAAGGCGATCAAGCTGCAGATTGATGAATATATCCTGAAGCCTTTCTCGTCCCAGGAGCTGATTGATGTTCTGCTTAAGGTTCGCGACACGATTGAGACCGAGATCGCCGAGAAGGAAAATGTGTTCGTGCTGAGCGAGCATTACCGCAAGAGCCTGCCGGTTCTGCGCGAGCAGTTCCTCTCCACCCTGGTGTCCCGCCGCCTGCGCTCCGCAGAGATCGCTGAGAAAAGCACAGAGTATGGCATCCCCCTCACCGGTGAATTGTTTCAATCCTCGGTGATCAGCATCGATTATATCCGTCCGGACCGTTCGCCCGGGCTTCAGGAAGGGCGGCCCGTGTCCCTGCGGGATACCGGGGACCGTAATCTCCAGCTCTATGCTGTGCTGAACATCGCGGAGGAGATCTGCCAAAAGCATGGCTTCGGCAAGGTGTTCATCCACCGGGATGATGTTGTGCTGCTCTCAGTCAGCCAGAGCCCGGAGGAGAGTGACATCACCGCCAGAACCTTCGCCATTCTCGAAGAGATCTGCCAGAATGTGCAGCGCTTCCTGAAGCTGACGGTAACCGCGGGGGCCGGAACCGTCTGCAAGGCACCTTCCATGCTGTTCCATTCTTTCGGGGATGCGCTGCAAGCGCTTGATTACCGGCTGATCCTCGGCAACAACCGGGTCATCTGGATTGAGGATGTGGAGTCCCGCTCCAGCCGGATGCTGGACTATGATGAGTTGACTCAGCAATCGCTGATCCGCACGATCAAGCTGGGCACCGTCCAGGAGCTGCGCGAGGTCGTGGACGAGCTGTTCCGGGGACTGGATACGGAGCAGGTCTCGGCGCAGGATTATCAGATCTTCCTGCTGGAGATCATCACCTCCATTCTGCGGGTAGCCAAGGAATCCGGGAGCGGGACGAATGATTTTATCGGACCCGGCCTGACCTCGCTAAGCGATATGAACAAATTCAACAACCTGGAAGAAGCCCGGCAGTGGATTATTACCGTATGTACCCGGCTGATGGATTCCATTGCATCGGGGCGCCAGTCGAGCTACAAGCAGCTCATCGACCAGGCTAAGGAATATATCCGTAGCCACTATGAAGAATCCGATATGTCTATTGGCAGGGTATGCCAGCATCTGCATATCAGCACAGGCTATTTCAGCAGCATTTTCAAAAAAGAAATGAAGATGACCTTCGTCAGCTATCTGCTGCAAATCCGGCTGGAGGCCGCGAAGGAGCTGCTTCGTTCCACCGAGCTGAAGGCGTTCGAGATCGCCGAGCGGATCGGTTTTGCCGACCCGAACTATTTCAGCTTCTGCTTCCGCAAGAAATATGGACATTCCCCCAAAGAGTATAAGAACAGCGCGCGGGGAGAATAGCCATGAACAAGCCGAAGGGTTATTTCTTCCCGCTGCGGCCGGGGCCTGGCAAGAGCGGCAGGCTGCGCCTGTCCTCGAAGCTGCGGAGCATTCAGCTGATTATCACGCTGACCTTCATGGCGGTGACTGCGGCGGTAGCGGTGATCGTCAGTGTGATGCTGTACGGCAAGTTCGCCAACACGGCGGAGGAGAATGCCAATCTCAACATGCAGCAGATCATCGAACAGGTGAACTATAACCTGGAGCTGTATGTGAAGGGGATGGGCAGTATTTTTGCGACCGCCGAGAAGCAGATTACCTCTACGCCCTCCATCGATTCCCCGCTGCTCTATGAACGGATGGATACACTGATGAGCAGCCGCGAGGATCTGGTGTCTGTGGCTGTTTTTACCCCGCAGGGGCAGTATGTCGTAGGAACGCCGGGGCAGACGATGCGGATGAACACGGGGCTGGAGAGCCAGAGCTGGTTCACCACAGCTAAGCGCACCTCGGAGATCTCCTATTCCGCCCCGCATATCCAGAATCTGTTCAAGGGCAGATATACCTGGGTGGTCTCCATTTCCAAGCTGATTCAATATAGGGAGAACGGGGAGCTGAGAACCGGTGTGCTGCTGCTGGACTTCAATTTCAGAACGATTGACGAACTCAGCAAGCAGGTCAAGCTGGGCAAAAGAGGTTACGCCTACATCCTCGATCCGCTCGGCAATATCGTCTACCACCCGCAGCAGCAGCTCATCTACGCCGGGCTGAAGTATGAGAATGTGGAGCCGGTGCTGGAATACGCCTACCGCAGCTATCTGGACGAATCAACCGGGGAGAAGCGGTTTATTACCGTACGCACGCTGGCGCAGACTGGCTGGAAGATTGTCGGGGTAGCCTATTACGATGAGATTGTCACCACCAAGCGGGATCTCAATCAGTTCCTGGCGTGGTTTCTTGGTGTTGTTCTCGTCTGTGTTATTGCGGTGTCGGTCTTCCTGTCCTGGCTGATAGCCAGCCCGATCCGCAAGCTGGAGCGTACCGTGAAGCAGGTGGCGGAGGGGGATCTGAATACGCCGATTAATGTCAGCGGAGCCTATGAGGTAGAGCAGCTGTCGAGGCGCTTCAACATGATGCTCCAGCGTATCCGCCAGCTGATGGAGCAGATCATTTATGAGCAGGAGACGAAGCGGAAGGGCGAGCTTGAGGTGCTGCAATCGCAGATCAACCCGCACTTTCTGTACAATACGCTAAATTCGGTCATCCGGCTGGCAGAACGCGGCAAAACGGATGAAGTCGTCACCATGATCCAGTCGCTCTCGAGATTTTTCCGCATCAGCCTCAGCAAAGGCAAGAATATTATCACCATCCAGGAAGAGCTGGACCATATCCGCCATTACCTGGTGATTCAGAGCTTCCGCTTCAAGAATAAATTCCGTTATGAGATCACGGCGCAGGAGGAAGTCCTGCAGTACCAGACAATCAAGCTGATTCTGCAGCCTATCGTGGAGAACGCGCTCTATCACGGAATCGAAATGCTGCCGGATGAGGGGCTGATCTCGATCACCGCCGGGCTTCAGGACGGGTTAATCATCATTAAGGTCAGCGACAACGGCCTCGGGATGTCCAAGGATACGGTCAACGGCATTCTAAGCGGAAGCGTCAAAAGCACCAGCGGATCAGGGGTCGGCGTCCGAAATGTGCACGAACGGATCGGCCTGTATTACGGGCGGGAGTACGGGCTTGCTTTTGAGAGTGAGCTGGAAGAGGGGACGGTTGTTACGATTGTGTTCCCGGCCCGCCCGGCGGGAGAGGCTATGGATGAGCAGAAGGAGGAGACGAACCTGTGAAAAGCCTGCGTGTATGGCTCACCGTGCTGCTGTGCGGAGTGCTGTGGATCTCTGTGTCCTCTTGCTCGGGTGCCTCGCCAGACTATATCAGCACCAGCAAGACACGGAATATCCATCTGATTGTCAAGATGAACAAAGGGGATTACTGGAACACCCTGAAGCTCGGAGCAGAGGCTGCGGCGAAGGAATTCAATGTCAATCTGACGTTCAAGGCGCCGGATTCGGAGAGTGATATTGAGGAGCAGGTCGTCATGGTGGAGGAGTCCATTAAGGAGAAGGCGGATGTGATTATACTCGCGGCCAGCAGTTATATGGGACTGGCGCAGGTGGTGGACCAGGCGGCGTATTCCAGAATTCCGGTGATCTCAGTCGATGCGGAGGTCGGCTCGGCCAAGGTTCGGACTTACGTGGGATCGAACGGGTACGAGGCTGGACAGAAGTCCGCCGAGCGGCTGATTGAGCTACTGGGGGGCTTTGGCGAGATCGGGATCATTAACTTCACCAATTCGTCGCTTACCCCGGACTCCGGCAAGAGTGGCAGCATCGACTACGGTGCGCGGGATGCAGATGAGCGGGAAAAGGGTTTTTTGAATTATGCCGCCCGCTTCCCTAACGTTAAGGTCGTACAGATCGCCTACACCTCCTCCAGCACCTCTGACGCTGAAAGTCTGACCCGTGAGATGCTGAACAAGTACCCCCAGCTGCGTGGCATTGCCACTCTGAATGAAATTGCTTCACAGGGCGCGGCCAGAGTGATTCAGGGCCTGAAGAGGGATAGTGTGAAGATGATTGCTTTTGACAGCTCGCCCTCCATGATGGAATCGCTTCAGGATGGCACTGTGCAGGCGACCGTAATCCAGAATCCGTTCAGCAACGGGTATCTGGCAGTGAAATATGCTGTGGAGGCACTCGAAGGTATGGATATTCCCGAACGTGTGGACACGGGCACCAAGCTCATCGATCTGGAGAATATGCTGTGGCCGGAGAATCAGAAGCTGCTGTTCCCGTTTGTCCGGTAGGAGAAGTTAAAGGAAAAGTGGCGGAGGGGAATTTTGGAACTGGAGGAGCGGTAGCGACCGCCTTTGTCTGCGGATTTCAACCGTTAAAAACGGAGAAAATCAAGAAATCTGCAGAAGGGCAGCGGCCGGAAGTCCAAAACTTCTCTGGAGTCACGGTTAATCCCAAAACATAAAAAACCATTAGTTCAATGTATATTGATATTAGAATTTTCATGAAAATGAGTAGGATTTTATATTCGCAACCGTTTTCACGTAGGGCATAATAAGGATGTACCCGGGACACACCGGGATCATCCAAATAAAGAAATATCCTCAGGAGGTCAATTAGACATGAAAAAAATCACTTCCGTTTTACTTGCCAGTGCATTGCTGGGTGCTGCTCTCGCAGGCTGCGGCGGCAACAATAACAAGGCGGCTGACTCTGCTAACACAGGAACTGCGGCTAACACAGCGAATTCCGGTTCTACTGAGACTCCGAAGGTCGGCGTAGCGATCTATAAATTCGACGACACGTTCATGACGGGTGTCCGCAACGCCATCGATGCTGCTGCCAAGGGCATTGCCACGGTTGATATCGTAGACAGCCAGAATTCCCAGCCCACACAGAACGATAAGGTGGATCTGTTCATCACCAAGAAATATAACGGCATGCTGATCAATCCGGTAGACCGCACTGCTGCTGGCGTCATCATTGACAAGGCTAAGACAGCGAACATTCCGGTGGTATTCCTGAACCGCGAGCCGCTGCCGGAAGATATGAAGAAATGGGATAAGGTCTACTATGTAGGCGCCAAGGCTGAAGAGTCCGGCACCATGTCCGGCCAGCTGATCGTGGATTACTGGAAGGCACACCCTGAAGCGGACAAGAACGGCGACGGCGTGCTGCAATATGTCATGCTGAAGGGCGAACCGGGACATCAGGATGCCGAGCTGCGCACCACATATTCCATCCAGGCAATTGAAGATGCAGGCAT
The sequence above is a segment of the Paenibacillus sp. FSL R7-0204 genome. Coding sequences within it:
- the nth gene encoding endonuclease III, yielding MKAAEVRHILDTIGGMFPDAHCELNHSNAFELTIAVLLSAQCTDATVNKVTEDLFQKYKAPIDYISVPLEELELDIRRIGLFRNKAKHIQNLCTILIEQYGGEVPQAHDLLVTLPGVGRKTANVVVSNAFGVPAIAVDTHVERVAKRLALAGWKDSVLEVEKKLMKAVPRDEWTLTHHRLIFFGRYHCKAQNPACQICPLLDVCREGKKRMKTAVIRKAKDHTKANQELEKKRMG
- a CDS encoding dynamin family protein, with product MGAERERVKQVTAGSSALRLLEERLKQWGEQKSAQIVADLKVKEQADELTLAFCGHFSAGKSSMINKLCGKAVLPAGPVPTSANIVSIRSGAPQVLLHPVDGSTGGNSGVIQTTPDRLQDYCRQGTEYSAIEVWEDVPVLGNHGVLMDTPGVDSTDEGHQAATRSALHLADAVFYVMDYNHVQSENNLAFAKSLSDWGKPLYLIINQIDKHREQEIPLEEYRQQVESAFRGWGIHSAGLLFTSLKVEGHPLNQWKDLLALISGLLEQRQELLEYSLSRSMHHTADAVLADYREQQQEERAALLEEAGGAAAEDVEAELLATMQEESSLDALPEEARLELRSRLDALLGNTNLMPADLRDAAGAYIESLQPGFRRGLLFTAAKREKEQGARLLHWHSLQQREITAQLEWHTLQLVREWAEGLELWQEEAEPLLKQAFPAVSQQWLADQVKPGTGASGEALLNFCRTLAAEIKAQFRRAVLAFGEPLLAALPPLVEERRAELTRRRAALQRQAHALAALASLDRAAAARADALTALLPPRRTLTPGALPGVPPLAAGALSAASPNCRRAWQRRQAWAPPRPGRRVRQRRRAGAAG
- a CDS encoding dynamin family protein; the encoded protein is MAAAASLGAAPAWAAGTATPAGGRRRLTQAAAALHAAAGVLRSEPAMASAARSLAARAEDLAGGRFTMALFGAFSAGKSSFANALLGEEVLPVSPHPATAAVGRILAPEGGFAHGTAAITMKRAEEVWEDILHSFSVLQLAPPQHESWTAAVARLQTGGLHPSALPHAGFLRAAAAGWEESRPLLGTERTVSLAEYRSLVADEKHACFVQSTDLYYDSPLTRSGIVLVDTPGADSLHARHTGVTFGYMKNADAICFVTYYNHAFSKADRSLLAQLGRIKDSFALDKMFFIINASDLAADEAELEEVKQHVAQNLRAGGLTSPRIYSVSSLLALEGKSSGASEAYEASGFGSFEAALSEFAGEELPGLSLAAAKDSLSSVRGRAEEWQRLALMEADQQEEGMKQFRQRREAANLRLAVLAQEDRPLRDLRREGAELLYHVRQRIAFSFGRSFQESFHPSILREDGGNLKDIFIACGRELERSILRELEQELWATTLRLESAGRRFVTQAATAAAAELSIPDQELQLLDDPDERWPAPAKLDCVLAPLDWAGLWSRFKSPRHFFEGPGRAEIRAAAEPWFKEAVAAAAQGQEDSLLTFYTDAAAAALSQAADQLREGLSEQEAAMSALLKGGDGAQHWGRIAEELRLQEQAFAVV
- the purT gene encoding formate-dependent phosphoribosylglycinamide formyltransferase, which translates into the protein MWGAPLSARSKKLLLLGSGELGKEVIIEAQRLGVETVAVDRYEAAPAMGVAHRSYVLDMLDAEALKQLIRTEKPDLIVPEIEAIATGALVELEEEGFLVVPTARAARLTMDREGIRRLAAEELGLPTAAYRFADSLDELRQAVSELGTPCVIKPIMSSSGKGQSVCRTPEDAEGCWNTALEGARAKGTRVIVEAFVTFESEITLLTVRSVSGTVFCPPIGHIQQDGDYVESWQPHQMSGAQLEEAEAIARKVTDQLGGYGIFGVELFLTADGVLFSEVSPRPHDTGMVTMITQDLSEFALHVRAILGFPLEAVRLLTPGASATLKTDGTGQAFAVTGIEEALALPRTQVRVFGKPEIRPGRRMAVTLSSAEDIEIARMTAKQAASKLQVEVYKDEQ
- a CDS encoding GNAT family N-acetyltransferase; protein product: MNSSTQEQVLQIRKCGMNDLERVTALLREFGYPTTLSVMKERMEGMEHDPFHCTLVAELNNEVVGMIGLRQVKSYYKHADCITEITALIVSEELRGQGLGKRLVAAAEEWARHQGCCQLFLRSGNRVERAPAHAFYRHIGFEKTTGYRFNKALL